One region of Dysidea avara chromosome 1, odDysAvar1.4, whole genome shotgun sequence genomic DNA includes:
- the LOC136249214 gene encoding uncharacterized protein isoform X1, whose amino-acid sequence MTAVLGVSPIYLASYEAVNVTGILTILRLGFQLACGLEDVAMCVVNIRNINVSFPVSSISHEITNDTDNRSNSFNPTKVFLNFPNISMGTDYFIRARLLNSEGTLIGPEHQRIINVGVPRSSESATPVMSTSAIVVSSSTTGISRSTAGMSTSMMKTQLMATQATDKCPSDSHSLSTGAAVALSCSLTFLLSVTTTAIITFIITYMFVKKRKVQECTVKSFTNRGGTYELTSLSNQLPTANHIELDPAYSRGQRLELHQNPDHGANKNVVAAENDPAYEGHNY is encoded by the exons ATGACTGCAGTACTTG GGGTGAGTCCAATTTATTTGGCTTCTTATGAAGCTGTTAATGTCACTGGAATCCTTACCATTCTGAGACTAGGATTTCAGTTAGCATGTGGACTTGAAGATGTGGCAATGTGTGTTGTAAACATTAGAAACATCAATGTAAGCTTTCCTGTCTCTTCAATATCACATGAGATCACAAATGATACTGACAACAGAAGCAATTCATTCAATCCAACAAAAGTGTTCCTAAATTTTCCAAATATCTCTATGGGGACAGATTATTTTATTCGTGCACGACTTCTGAATTCTGAAGGGACACTTATTGGACCTGAACATCAGAGAATAATCAATGTGGGAGTTCCTCGCT CTTCAGAATCTGCAACACCAGTAATGTCTACTAGTGCAATAGTGGTGTCTAGCAGTACAACAGGGATATCTAGGAGCACAGCAgggatgtccactagtatgatGAAAACACAATTGATGGCTACACAGGCAACTG ACAAATGCCCATCAGACTCACATTCACTATCCACTGGAGCTGCTGTTGCCTTATCTTGTTCACTCACTTTCCTCCTATCAGTGACCACTACTGCTATCATCACCTTCATCATCACCTATATGTttgtaaagaaaagaaaagtgcAAGAATGTACAGTGAAATCATTTACCAACCGAGGTGGGACCTATGAACTAACAAGCTTATCCAACCAGTTACCCACTGCTAATCATATAGAGTTAGACCCAGCTTATAGTAGAGGACAAAGGTTAGAGCTTCACCAGAATCCTGACCATGGTGCAAATAAAAATGTTGTTGCTGCGGAAAATGATCCTGCTTATGAGGGACATAACTATTAA
- the LOC136260294 gene encoding uncharacterized protein produces MAVQELSKRLLISFTEMDSFSKKFSGYRCSVFRIFLLAMFVLAHNSPIKNKRDSGVSLGYKTQQFYCTSELIKLQVQFMVKHRKAVVLPTKHFNNSSELNIVNLSLQQFNFTCSVFTTAMAINYQLQNSLFRGEYFVEQNDSYVVVNNTEDISNLNSVLEYLQTLTDVLQDIEEILSTKHCVVFSPSEYRRAYCGFYDEDNCTNGTSVLETLKHVHWTRVRSYPKEWQDPLPQHCMCSGSCFTK; encoded by the exons ATGGCAGTACAAGAGCTCTCCAAGCGACTTCTGATCAGCTTTACTGAGATGGATAGTTTCAGCAAGAAATTTTCAGGGTATAGATGTTCAGTCTTTAGAATTTTTCTACTAGCAATGTTTGTACTGGCACACAATTCTCCAATAAAGAACAAGCGGGACAGTGGAGTTTCTCTCGGTTATAAGACACAACAGTTCTATTGTACATCTGAACTTATTAAATTACAAGTCCAGTTCATGGTGAAG CATAGAAAAGCAGTTGTACTACCAACAAAACACTTCAACAATTCTTCTGAACTCAACATTGTCAATCTATCATTGCAGCAGTTCAATTTCACATGTAGTGTATTCACAACTGCAATGGCTATAAATTATCAGTTACAAAATTCTTTATTCAGAGGAGAATATTTTGTTGAGCAAAATGATAGTTATGTGGTAGTGAATAATACAGAAGATATCAGCAATTTAAACAGTGTGCTTGAGTATCTTCAAACACTGACTGATGTTCTTCAAGACATTGAG GAAATTTTGTCAACTAAACATTGCGTAGTGTTTAGTCCCAGTGAGTACAGGAGAGCATACTGTGGATTCTATGATGAAGATAATTGTACTAATGGTACTTCTGTGTTGGAGACCTTGAAGCATGTGCACTGGACTAGAGTACGGAGTTACCCCAAGGAATGGCAGGATCCATTACCACAGCACTGCATGTGCAGTGGTTCTTGTTTCACAAAATGA
- the LOC136249214 gene encoding uncharacterized protein isoform X2, with protein MTAVLGVSPIYLASYEAVNVTGILTILRLGFQLACGLEDVAMCVVNIRNINVSFPVSSISHEITNDTDNRSNSFNPTKVFLNFPNISMGTDYFIRARLLNSEGTLIGPEHQRIINVGVPRSSESATPVMSTSAIVVSSSTTGISRSTAGMSTSMMKTQLMATQATDKCPSDSHSLSTGAAVALSCSLTFLLSVTTTAIITFIITYMFVKKRKVQECTVKSFTNRELDPAYSRGQRLELHQNPDHGANKNVVAAENDPAYEGHNY; from the exons ATGACTGCAGTACTTG GGGTGAGTCCAATTTATTTGGCTTCTTATGAAGCTGTTAATGTCACTGGAATCCTTACCATTCTGAGACTAGGATTTCAGTTAGCATGTGGACTTGAAGATGTGGCAATGTGTGTTGTAAACATTAGAAACATCAATGTAAGCTTTCCTGTCTCTTCAATATCACATGAGATCACAAATGATACTGACAACAGAAGCAATTCATTCAATCCAACAAAAGTGTTCCTAAATTTTCCAAATATCTCTATGGGGACAGATTATTTTATTCGTGCACGACTTCTGAATTCTGAAGGGACACTTATTGGACCTGAACATCAGAGAATAATCAATGTGGGAGTTCCTCGCT CTTCAGAATCTGCAACACCAGTAATGTCTACTAGTGCAATAGTGGTGTCTAGCAGTACAACAGGGATATCTAGGAGCACAGCAgggatgtccactagtatgatGAAAACACAATTGATGGCTACACAGGCAACTG ACAAATGCCCATCAGACTCACATTCACTATCCACTGGAGCTGCTGTTGCCTTATCTTGTTCACTCACTTTCCTCCTATCAGTGACCACTACTGCTATCATCACCTTCATCATCACCTATATGTttgtaaagaaaagaaaagtgcAAGAATGTACAGTGAAATCATTTACCAACCGAG AGTTAGACCCAGCTTATAGTAGAGGACAAAGGTTAGAGCTTCACCAGAATCCTGACCATGGTGCAAATAAAAATGTTGTTGCTGCGGAAAATGATCCTGCTTATGAGGGACATAACTATTAA